Genomic DNA from Paenibacillus sp. KS-LC4:
CTGCTCCAAACAGGTGTCAGCAAAATTACAGTAGACGGCTTTACAGGCCTGACGATTTTCTCAGCCAACGGCGCAACCATTAAGCATGCCGCTTTTACCTTCAAAAGAAGCTCGAATATCATCGTCCGCAATCTTGAATTTGATGAGCTGTGGGAGTGGGACGAAGCGACCAAGGGTGATTACGATAAAAACGACTGGGATTATATCACAATCGAAGATAGCAGCAAGTTTTGGATCGATCATTGCACGTTCCATAAAGCGTATGACGGACTGGTCGATGTGAAAAAGGGAAGCAACGGCGTCACCATTTCATGGTCCTCCTTCTTGAGTGACGACCGCAGCGCAGGCAGCTGGGTCACTCAGCAAATCAATGCGATGGAAGCGAATCAATCAGCTTATCCGATGTATGCTTTTTTAAGAAGCAGTGCAGTGGGTCTGAGCAAGGACGATATTATCGCGGTCGCTGCCAGCCAAAAGAAAGGGCATCTGGTTGGAGCGACGGAGCTTGCCAGCGATAACGCTGCGCTTGAAGTGACGCTCCATCACAATTATTATCAGGATCAGCAGGATCGGATGCCTCGCCTGAGAGCTGGAAACGTCCACGCCTACAACATCGTCATGGACAGCGCGGGCGCATGGAGCGCCAGATCGCTTATTACGCCAGCGATGGAGACGGCCATTTCCGGCAAGGGCTATCATTTTGGCGTCACGAGCAATGGAGCGATTTCCACAGAGAATGGCGCTGTGCTGGTCGAGAAGTCAGTCATTATCGACGTTTATTATCCGCTTCGCAATAATCAGAAAAATGCGAGCAATGCGGTCTATACGGGGAAAATAGCAGCTACAGATACGATCTATTCGCTGAATGGCACCACGTTTAGAGGAAATAGCGATACGGCGGGGAGCCCTCTATCTCCTGTGCCAGCGGCCATTATTCCTTTTTCCTGGAATGGCTTCACAACGCTTCCTTATAGCTACACGGCAGATGATCCTGCCACGTTAAAGGCAAGGCTGGTTGCCGCAAACGGAGCAGGCTCAGGCAAGCTCTCATGGGCTAAAGTGAATTGGCTGCAAACGAGCTAAGCGATGGGCTAAGTGTCTAAATTTGGCAGCAACCGAAGCAATAGGCATAGAGAGACGAGCAAGGGTGACTACGATCGCCCTTGCTCTTTCCCATTTGCGGCTTACTGTTTGCCAATCGAGCACTAAAAGGTATAATAAATTATTCGAGGTGATGACGATGGCAAGATCAAAAGAATTCGAAGTGAATGAAGTATTAGACAAAGCCATACAGCTATTCTGGACACAAGGGTACGAAAAAACTTCAATGAATGAGTTGGTTAGCTTTATGGGCATCCACCGCAGAAGTATTTATGATACGTTTGGGGATAAGCATGCCCTTTTTATGAAAGCTCTCGAGCGATATGGGGCTAAGCAAGCCAACAGAATGAAACTGCACCTTGAAACACAAAGGCCGGTCAAGGCGCTAATTCGGGAGCTGCTAGAGTCGGCTTTAACAAATGAAGGAGAGCCTTTAGGGTGTTTTTTGGTCAATTCGGGTGTTGAGCTTGGCGTGTTGGACGAAGAAGTTGCAAGCCTAGTTAATGGAAGTTATGACTACATGGAGAAATTACTCATGAACGTTGTCATAAAGGGTCAGCAATCGGGTGAGCTTAAGACGGATTTTGAGCCTGAAGCGGTTTCCCAATATTTAATGAATGCGTGGCGGGGGCTGCGTACGCTGGTTAAGACAACAACGGATCAACAAAAATTAAATCATATTTTTGATATGACAATGTCCGTCTTAGATTAAAAGTGCAATTGCAATTCGAGAGGCAAACGGTAGTCGTAAAATAATTCTTTACCGATCGTTCTAAAACTGATATGCTAACAGCAAGTTAGATCTAACTATTTTTTATTCAATTTAGAATGATCGTTCTAAAACGAGGCTAAAGCTCATTTAAACGAATCTGCACGTTATAAGGAGAGAATACGATGAAATATACCGTTATTACAGGAGCAAGCTCAGGGATTGGTTATGAGACGGCATTGGCGTTCGCTGCACGTGGCAAAAATGTGATTTTGGTAGCAAGAAGACTGGAAAAACTTGAAGAGCTGAAATCGACCATTCAAGGCTTGAATCCTAGTGTTGATGTTATCGTTCGCACGAGCGACCTGTCTGACACAGAACAGGCATACACACTGTATAACCATTTAAAGGAGCATCAAATTGAAACTTGGATTAACAACGCGGGGCTCGGAGAATCTGCTTTTGTAGCAGACCATCATTTGGGTAAAGTCCAAACGATGCTGCGTCTTAACATTGAGGCTCTGACGATTCTGTCTACTTTGTA
This window encodes:
- a CDS encoding family 16 glycoside hydrolase, with the protein product MIFVLCLALILSAGSVGFGYQANAAALLEDGFDGGAGNWTATNGSWSVVQDSGNAVYSQTSTSEGRTSAGSQSWTDYAVEADVKIVDFNGSTRTYVAGRYVNGNNFYAASLYNSSGGTLEIRKKVSGSTTTLASKTNFGLATGVWYKVKLEMSGTNIKLYVNGQLELTATDSSLAAGAAGLVTLKSLAQFDNVSVTNLAATTPTPTPSATPAPTPTVQPTTAPSPSPTVTPVPTPTAGQTSEYQLTGFAQGNTGGGILSETDAAYMKVYNATDLAVALKKGSGYKVVEIMNDLDLGWNEIPAAAKVSPFASHNSPLTHPVLLQTGVSKITVDGFTGLTIFSANGATIKHAAFTFKRSSNIIVRNLEFDELWEWDEATKGDYDKNDWDYITIEDSSKFWIDHCTFHKAYDGLVDVKKGSNGVTISWSSFLSDDRSAGSWVTQQINAMEANQSAYPMYAFLRSSAVGLSKDDIIAVAASQKKGHLVGATELASDNAALEVTLHHNYYQDQQDRMPRLRAGNVHAYNIVMDSAGAWSARSLITPAMETAISGKGYHFGVTSNGAISTENGAVLVEKSVIIDVYYPLRNNQKNASNAVYTGKIAATDTIYSLNGTTFRGNSDTAGSPLSPVPAAIIPFSWNGFTTLPYSYTADDPATLKARLVAANGAGSGKLSWAKVNWLQTS
- a CDS encoding TetR/AcrR family transcriptional regulator gives rise to the protein MARSKEFEVNEVLDKAIQLFWTQGYEKTSMNELVSFMGIHRRSIYDTFGDKHALFMKALERYGAKQANRMKLHLETQRPVKALIRELLESALTNEGEPLGCFLVNSGVELGVLDEEVASLVNGSYDYMEKLLMNVVIKGQQSGELKTDFEPEAVSQYLMNAWRGLRTLVKTTTDQQKLNHIFDMTMSVLD